A genomic segment from Archangium lipolyticum encodes:
- a CDS encoding DUF2914 domain-containing protein yields the protein MSKNAWMKYLLPFLLLTTSAFAAGTAEVKVGTGIEKYEITGASDSFTVAPNTRIYAATKLTGAEVGTVTVVWSKDGQEVSKTELKVPRASYRTHAYRTFRAGDSGSWTVKVVGADGAELGSASFKAEVSG from the coding sequence ATGTCCAAGAACGCCTGGATGAAGTACCTGCTGCCCTTCCTGCTGCTCACCACCTCCGCCTTCGCCGCTGGCACCGCCGAGGTGAAGGTCGGTACCGGCATCGAGAAGTATGAGATCACCGGCGCCTCCGACAGCTTCACCGTCGCCCCGAACACCCGTATCTACGCCGCCACGAAGCTCACTGGTGCGGAAGTCGGCACCGTGACCGTCGTCTGGTCCAAGGACGGCCAGGAGGTCTCCAAGACGGAGCTGAAGGTGCCTCGCGCGTCCTACCGCACCCACGCCTACCGCACCTTCCGCGCGGGTGACTCCGGCTCCTGGACCGTGAAGGTGGTCGGTGCCGATGGCGCGGAGCTTGGCTCGGCCTCCTTCAAGGCCGAAGTCTCCGGCTGA